DNA sequence from the Verrucomicrobiota bacterium genome:
CATGGCTTGGCGGCTCGCCGGGACGGACTCGCCCTACCGGCGGGTCGGAGAAAGTTTTCCGTTTCGGACTTCGAGCGGTTGCAACACGACGCGACCTCCATTCTGGCGCGGAGATTGACGCGCGTGCTCAAGGAAGCCCAAGGCAGCCCGGCGTCGCTCCAGCCCTACCTCGACCTCCTCACGCGCTGGGACTGCGTGGTGTCGAAAGATTCAGCCGCGGCGGCACTTTACGAAATCTGGTGGCCAAAGCTGGGGCCGGCCCTCTTCAAACCGCACGTGCCGACGAATGTCTGGCCGGTTCTGGCGAGCCACATTTCTTCCGCCAAAACCATCGAAACCCTGGAGAAACCCACGCCACGCTGGTTTGGAGACCACGCCCAGGCAGGCCGCGACGCGGTCTTGTTCAAGTCGCTTGAAGACGCCGTCAGCGAAGCGCAGAGCAAACTGGGCCGCGATCCGGTGAAGTGGCGTTGGGGCGCGCTGCACACGGCCTCCTTCACGCATGCGCTTTCGACCGACGATGCGCGTCGCGCGCTGTTCGATCTCGGCCCGGTGGAACGTGACGGGGACACTTTCACGGTGAACATGACGGGCGGATCGAACTACAAACAAAACAACGGCGCGTCCTACCGCGAAATTCTGGACTTCGCGGATTGGGATCGCTCCGTGGCCATCAACGTGCCGGGCCAATCCGGCCAGCCTGGAAGTCCGCATTACGGCGACTTGATTCCGTTGTGGGCCGAGGGCCGATACTTCCCACTGCTCTTCAGCAAAACGAGAATCGAGGAGGCGGCGAAGGAGAAGCTGATTCTGCAACCGGCCGCCGCGAGTAGGTTCTGATTGGCTATGGGCAATCGGCGCTTGGCTTTCAAAGGAAGCTTCGTTCGTTAGCGACAGCCGGCCGGGCGCATAGCTGAGGAGGGTTTCGCGTGCAGCCGGTGAAACTGGTTGGCAAA
Encoded proteins:
- a CDS encoding penicillin acylase family protein, which encodes MGHRHGFETKEAFHGLAARRDGLALPLERFQSTVGRRVFSEPNDERSFHEPGRDGFHSVPELAQRSEEPIQGRGGTRPYQFMGHRHGFETKEAFHGLAARRDGLALPLERFQSTVGRRVLSEPNDERSFHEPGRDGFHSVPELTQRSEEPIQGRGGTRPYQFMGHRHGFETKEAFHGLAARRDGLALPAGRRKFSVSDFERLQHDATSILARRLTRVLKEAQGSPASLQPYLDLLTRWDCVVSKDSAAAALYEIWWPKLGPALFKPHVPTNVWPVLASHISSAKTIETLEKPTPRWFGDHAQAGRDAVLFKSLEDAVSEAQSKLGRDPVKWRWGALHTASFTHALSTDDARRALFDLGPVERDGDTFTVNMTGGSNYKQNNGASYREILDFADWDRSVAINVPGQSGQPGSPHYGDLIPLWAEGRYFPLLFSKTRIEEAAKEKLILQPAAASRF